A window of Streptomyces sp. DG1A-41 contains these coding sequences:
- a CDS encoding NAD-dependent epimerase/dehydratase family protein, translated as MNVVVTGGAGFIGANLCRELALRPSVGKVVVLDDLSTGSAANLVGTDVELVEGSILDRDLLHDVVTWADAVVHLAARPSVPRSLADPFASHEVNATGTMRVLEACRHGDTHLVAASSSSVYGSVTDLPKHEGLPTRPLSPYAASKVATESYVLAHQSAFGLSALVFRFFNVYGPLQSAGHAYAAVVPSFIDAALRGDPLTVFGDGHQTRDFTYVGTVVQVLADATERRVTCASPINLAFGTRVSVLELAHHLAKTLELAVEVRHEPTRSGEVRVSQADDGLLRSLFTGLRPVPLEQGLAETVRWFRSLPEYA; from the coding sequence TTGAACGTCGTAGTGACCGGAGGCGCCGGGTTCATCGGAGCGAACCTGTGCCGTGAACTGGCCTTGCGCCCTTCCGTTGGCAAGGTTGTCGTCCTGGACGACCTGAGTACCGGCTCGGCGGCCAACCTGGTGGGCACGGACGTGGAACTGGTCGAGGGCAGCATCCTCGACCGCGACCTGCTCCACGACGTGGTGACCTGGGCCGACGCGGTCGTCCACCTGGCCGCACGGCCGTCCGTGCCGCGTTCCCTGGCGGATCCGTTTGCCAGCCACGAGGTCAACGCCACCGGTACGATGCGTGTCCTGGAGGCGTGCCGCCACGGGGACACGCACCTGGTGGCCGCGTCGTCGTCGTCGGTGTACGGCTCCGTCACCGACCTGCCCAAGCACGAGGGCCTGCCGACCCGTCCGCTCAGCCCCTATGCCGCCAGCAAGGTCGCCACCGAGTCCTACGTGCTCGCCCATCAGTCGGCTTTCGGCCTCTCGGCCCTGGTCTTCCGCTTCTTCAACGTCTACGGCCCGCTGCAGTCGGCCGGGCACGCCTACGCCGCGGTCGTTCCGTCCTTCATCGACGCGGCGTTGCGCGGTGACCCGCTGACGGTGTTCGGCGACGGCCACCAGACCCGCGACTTCACGTACGTTGGCACGGTCGTCCAGGTGCTCGCCGATGCCACCGAGCGCAGGGTCACCTGTGCCAGCCCGATCAATCTGGCCTTCGGTACCCGGGTCAGCGTCCTGGAACTCGCGCATCACCTCGCCAAGACGCTGGAACTGGCGGTCGAGGTCCGACACGAGCCGACCCGTTCCGGCGAGGTGCGAGTCTCCCAGGCCGACGACGGCCTGCTGCGCAGTCTGTTCACCGGGCTCCGGCCGGTTCCTCTGGAACAGGGACTGGCCGAGACCGTCCGGTGGTTCCGCTCGCTGCCGGAATATGCGTAG